The nucleotide window TAATTACCCTGCATagcaaaacaaaaagaatttgCTAAGatgtaattgtaaaatatgCGTTCTACGGACCAACAATCCAGTGATGCTGGTAATTCAGAGCCATGCCTTTCTTCAGTAGCTGCAGCTTCTTTGCTGATTGCTCGTCTCCTCCTGAGTACGTCTTTGTGCATAACAGCTTGCAAGTTTCATTATTCATAAACTCGAGCTAAAAGGTTAAGATTGGAGAATTACGCAGTCTGAAAACTTGATACGAACAGTTATATCgagatttatgaaaaataaaattaaaggtTACACGGtaaaggatgaaaaattggtcTTAGAGTAACCTGGATTGTGGCAATGATCGGTATATCGTTGTTGTCATCACTACGACGATCGACCAGCAAAGGTAACCTCACAACCAGTTCTCGGAAGCAATATGTAACAAACTTACCTTGTAAGGCGACAGTCTTATACGCTCTCCAAACACCACTTGACCCAAGTTTTCTACTGGCGATTGGTCATTATTAGCAGGGCAGAAatcgaaactgaaaaaatagCATAAACGAGTAATAATACGCCTCGGTCAATCATGCAAGCAAATTGCATCAAACATAGAGTACTCACTGGTTATACTCGTAAGGTATAACTGATTGCTCTGTATTAAGTCGATTGACGTACAACTTGATCTCTGACTGAAACAATTACAAAGTAGCAGTGGTGAAAACCGTGAAATATGCCAGTCAACGAGGGGTAGAGACGGTGGGCTGTCAACGTTGCAAAGACTAGTTCAATCTCCCGGTATTATAAAAAGTATGCCGCTTTAATCGTGTGCACCAAACAAGGTATACAGGCCATGTGTCGCTGAACCACCACGGCACCATTATTATCGTTACGATACGTGGATTTTATCGGTTATGTCCAGTCATCCGGAAAACTGCCACGCAGTAATATCGAGGTAACAAATCTGCGGTGGTACATACCTTGCAGGTATCCGATTGTTCTCCGACATGGCAATAATTGACGGGTGCTAAACCTGGTAAGTAAAACCCGTTGGACGTAGTTAATGCGCACAACCCAAACAGTAGAGGCAGAGTAAATTTCTTCGCCATTTTGGCTTTTCACtggtaacaatttttcttatagCAAACGCACGGGATTGCTTGCTTATGTCACATCAGGTCACTTCTTAGCACATAACTGCCAACCACTGTCGTTCGAAGATATTTTGTGACAGCCCGGAAACGTCATACAGGGTATTCCGGAGCCACGGAATAGCAGCACTTCCGCGCACTGCCGCCTCCACCGCCACCGCCGGCATGACACGTCACAGCGACTGAACGGCTCGAGTAAAGAAACCGACTGCCGGTCAAAACCCGTTTCGAATTTACcaacatatatgtgtgtgtactTACGCGACGAAACGCCGTTTTTGTCATTTTCCCTCAGAAATCGTTTGTAAATCGATCGTAGGTATCTATTAgtcaattataaatatttgtggGCAATTACTTCAATAGTATttagtgaaagaaaaataagaatttcagtcgaaaaaattatttaaaaaacgttTTCTCAATAAGTGAAAAGTGTAATCGAAAGGAACACGTTTGTAAGTAACGAATTCATCAATTTCTAGTATTGTTATTCTATAATTATCCGGTAATAagttaattaatatatttatgGAATTAGTGGCGCAAACCTCATACGTGCTTGCGCTGTGCAGCTACTTATGCTGCCACTGAAACATACTTCACCTTTTGGAACACGTACCGCGTAGCATGCTTCCCGTAGAGTGGAGCATGCTGAGAAAAACAGCGACTAGCAGATAATTTTGTCTCTTTCTAATTTGCTGCGCACGCAATAAGGTACAAAAGCCTCAAGAAGTAAGTCAAACACTCGATGCTTTATCAAATACATAAGCACGCAATGCGCCATAATCTTCAGAGGAATAATTTAGTTGGGGTTCAACTAATACCTGTATTTCATATTATCTGTAACCCGTGTAATGCTACACTTGGCTTCGATCGAACTTGTTTTCCATTTGATGGATTTGAGACAAGGACTTATATTTGTAGTTGACCGTCGATTAATGCAGGCAGCGTTACGCTGCGACAGCGAACCTGCCCGTGAAAATGTGTCCGTAAACACATCACTGTTAATGCTTATGGTCGAGTAAAGACATCACTTCgcattttttctcagtgctcTTCTTCATCGAGGCTTCTTATTTCataaaaccaatttttttaaacaaagatttttaatgtgggtgaataaaaaaaagttttttcgcAGATTCATAGATTATTCTTGGGATCGATGAGGTACCAACTTCGGTTTTGCTTCCAATCGTTGCGCATTCAAATACTTCAGAAGGTATTTCagcatttttcgaaatttcactcCGACAGGatgaaaaagtataaaatgtgTCCTAATTGATCGCTCGATATCTCTTAGACCAGATGTCATATCGACTTGGATTTGCTACTAGTTTTTAATGTGGTTAACTATAATATGTGATCTCCACTGACAATTTGTGAGGTGTAAATACGAGTGTAAAGCACCAGCAGGGTGGGGGCACAAGGCTCTCATAGTCCTAAGCCTTCAGTGTTCTTATAAACCTAAAATTGAGAATTTGGGAAATGGAGTCCAGGGTAAATTgatgaaacaagaaaaaaatgcgTGATGTAAAGACAACTGTGTCCAATTGTTACGAGGCTTCGAAACTTTAATTACACATTATCTGAGGCACCAACGATTACAGTAAAAAATTGGCTTCATGACATAACGTACAGCTTGCTAATTGTAACATTAATCATTTCATCCTAAGCATTTATTCATCTTCATATTTACAATCCATTTTCAAATATGCCACAAATTTGTAATACTGTCGAATGAAGCTTTCAAATCTATCTTGTCTTGGCTGCGATTGCTTCCATAAATTCCTTATACGGTTTGGTTGCAGAGACCAAATATTGGAATGTCGCCTCAGCTGAGGAATTGTACAAATTTAGCGGCTTCGTCGACACGTACACAAATAGATATTTCATACTACATGGATAAAGTACAATTTAAAAGGCAACTCTTCGACATAGAGAAGCAGGTATTTTTATGTGAAAGCTAAGTTGTACTAAGCAGCGCTGAGTAGTCTTCGAAGTCGAACATTATGTGTATGATATTCATCTATAATGAAAGATGATACAATTCAGGTTTCTTTGAGGTAACGCAATAAACCGTACAGTATCGAACTAAGCTTGAATATAGGAAGAATatgtacagaattttttcacatcttcAGACCGGAAGACATAGTAGAGTTCAAGTCCGAGGACGAGaaacgttaaaatttttaaatgtctGTGCCTCTGCTTATTGTGGTGGCCAGATTCATCGAATCTAAGATagtaaataataatgcttGCAGTTGTGTTAAGAATGCACCAAATGCACAGTTCAGTCAGAGCTATCAAGACAAACATATGCTCTAATGGAAGTTTGAAGGTGCAGCTGAAGTTGATCAGGTTCAACATGGATATTTGGTGCATCTTCAAATGAAATACCCAACAATCATATGGTAGAGCGGGAATTTCATACagaaaatttgagaaatcGACTTGTGCTCGCTTATACCATCTGTTTACGGAGACCGGCGATTTTCAGACTAAATATCTGTGGCATAAAACTTGGCAGTAGTCGCGTATCCTCGATTTCACGCATTTCAGGCATGAGTGCTTCCTATGCAGGACTGGATAATCGAGAAATAAATCTAACTTTACCAACAAGATTGCTCACTGGTAGTCCTTGGCGTCTCGGCTCCCGGCTAGAAGTTCCTGCCAGCGTTCCTTAGAATGTTCATGTACGTACAACTGATACGCATAAGTTGGTAGAAACGAGACTTTTCAAGTCTTTGGGAACTTGAGGATTGTAGCTTCAACATCATTTGTCATCAATAAAACTCGGAATCTGAGCTATGTTGAGAATCACCGGATCGACTTTTCAAGTAGGCTTCCGAGGTTTGCTGAATCGATGTCGGTTGATCGGCATTCCAGTTTTGACCTGATGATAAATGAtatcaaaattattgtaactGAGGTAAACAGCGTTCGCCTGGCGACGGGAATGAAGTTATTTTATATtgagaagaaaaggaagagaatgaaaatgcAGACATGCGATAAATTCACTTACCGTTCGCTGCAAGTATTGTAGCTAAGCAACGAGAGACGGTAGGATTTGGAGCACAAGCAAGTGCAGGTGTAAGTCCGTCTGCATCAACTGCAACAACACTGGCCCCTTGTTGCAGAAGTCGGCGCGTCACCGACACCAAACCATTTCTTGCTGCAAGGTGTAACGGCGTTCTCAACTGCTTATTCGCCATATTTATTATTGCTGCTCTATGCAGTTGTTGCTCCTGCAAGTTTTCATCTTCGACGCATATACTGTTTATGTGATCAAGTAGGACCAGAGCTGCCGGTGATTGACGTCGTTGGCACGCCAAGTGAAGTGCAGTATTTTTGTTAGCATCGACAGCACGTACGTTCGCCTGCCATTCCAATAATAACTCTGAAATCAGGAAACCTCTTCGATTATTCGTACTAAACCTGTTGTCATCTATTGTCAGTTGTGAGCTGACAAGATAGTGCGTGACACCAACATAACCAAATTACACCGCTACTTGTGACTGAATTATGGTGATATTATATGATTTACGAATACTGATCAGGTTTTTCATTGAGCTCAAACAAATATGGCTAACCGATAGCGTTGCATTGCCCTGTTGCCGCGGCGCTTAGCAAAGGCGTTCGTCCTTCACAATCTGGTGTTTCAAGGCCGGCTTCTTCTGATCCGACTGCAGTTAGAATGAGACGAGCACATTCTGCAGAGCCAGCGCTGGCGGCGACATGCAAAGGCAAACGACCACCAAGAGTATCCCTAGGTGTTGCTACTGCTCTTCCTCCAAACTTGCGTATCAATGATATCAGACAATTGGTTGAGCCTTGATAGACGGCACAGTGTACCGGAGAAAATGGATTACCTGCGAGTGAacaagattttcaaattacaatttactatcgttacgttacatttttattattgtaacgTTTGACAGGCACTACTATTAGCGAGTGAAATCTTCAATTGACTGGCGAGACTAGCTTACCTTCCAGCGAGTCGATCACATTCTGTTCCAAAAGGTATGCGACACAATCGGAATGCCCGTTGTAGCATGCCCAGTGTAGCACGTTACAACCTTGATCATCCTTTAGCGTCGCTGCTTTAGGGTCAGCCGCTATTAACGCTGCTAGAACTGACCGTCTGCAAAGACTTGGACTATATACATTCCATTTTATGCATTATGTAGAGTTTTGCTTAAAGCTATCGCTTGTTCCATACCTGCCGCATGCAGCTGCCAGGTGTAAAGGTGTTTTTCCATTACCATCCTGGACTGCGACAATGGCACCATTTTCTAAAAGCAGGTCTCCAAGCCTGTGATGTAGTCCTTGAATTGCTGCGCGAAACAATGGAGTATGCTTATTTATGTCAGGCAAATTGCAGTCGGCTTTATATTTTAAGAGCAATATGGCACAATCGAGGTGTGCATTTGCTACCGCCAATGCCAATGCGGTTCGTTGCTTGGCATCGCAACGATCCACAACTGAGGGGTCTTCGGTATTTTCCAATAATAAAATCAAGCATTCGGAATGACCTGCTGCAGCGGCACAGTGTACAGGAGTTCTTCTCGTGATGGAATCCTTGAAATAAGTTATCAAAACTGTCGATTATCAGCTTTATACTTGTCACCCGTTAGTGTTGTCTAATTTTGTCATCTATGGATGACGTGTGTATCATCAaaggtgtaaaaataataatcatcaaaaaaaaaaaaaaaaaaaattgcatatgTCATTTGTAAACTGTTAATAGAATGGGAAATCTGGTTTATGAAATAATAGAATATGTTTCATCAACTTCACTGTTGATCACAACAAATGTCTACGCTTCTGCGGTTAAAATGAGAATACATGCTGAGCTGCAAGTTTTACCTGCACCGATACGACAGCGCCGCATCTGAGTAAGAGTTGTACACACTGCTTGTGCCCTTGGTATGACGCCAAGTCTAGAGGCGTCTTGCCAGTTTCTTCTTTAATGTTGGTATTTGGGAAAAGCGGTAGCAGAAGTCTCAGAATTTCTCCGTGACCATAATGCGCCTGTTCAATTGAATTTGTCCTCGTTTAATCGTAAACgaaaatcttgattttcgaAAAGGTATTTCtggatatatattttattaaatcaatCTGTACCGCGAGATGTAACGGTGTAAGAGCTGGACATTGCGGATGATCCCCGTCCGCCGTGGTTGTCGTAAATGGGGCCGTGGAAACCAATAGATTATGAGGTGTGGATGCTCGGAGTAACGCTGCGAGAGCGGGTTGATTTCCTCCAGCGACGGCGTAATGAATCGCTGTGAATCCACGTTTATCTCGAACTAGATGGTCAGCTTTATGCTTCAACAGGTATTGCACACACCTAAGTCGAGAAAATTGCGTTCGGCGATCGTTACGCCGATTGTGGAAAACAAAATCATTTAATGCCGGATACCAAGTTCATTGGTAGTTATTACAAAATTAGAATACGATGTGTTTTTTCATAGTAGTTTTACCCACAAGGCAGTTTGCATGTGTGTTGCTGGATGGTACagtttaatttcaattactgATAGTTTTGCCACTAATGAGTAGTACGAAAGATTAGCTTTACATACCGCGCTTCAGAGTCCGAGGGATCAGCGGCTGCAGCTGCGAGATGCAAGGGTGTTGCACCCTCTGTGTCCTGAGCGTTGACGTCACTGACAAATCCCACTAGAGTGAAAACACAGAGATAATGACCCTGGCCTGCGGCGTAATGGAGTGCAGATCTGTTTTGATTGTCTGGCAATCGAAAATTGGCCCCGCTCGAAAGTAATAAGTCCAAGCACTCGACCGATCCCTGGATTAGATAAGATATTAATTTAcctatctgtctctttactTCAAAGACGAATAAAATGTGTCAATGatggggaaaatttttgaagctTGCGTGGCAGGGATAATTCTTGTTATATGGTGTACATACAGGTGTTGGAATGAGAATGAAAACTTGCAGGACAGAGACTTTGGACATATAATCTGAATTGATTAATTTGCGGCCATACTTTGAAAGCAGCCAAGTGTAACGGTGTTCGACCTTTGATATCCCTAGAATCCATACGCCGACTGTCCGCTTGTAATAGCTTTCTGCAGACCTGAAAAAATGGGCATAGTACATTTCTGCGATTGTTGCGAAAGTACATTTATTCTGTATTGTACCTCTATATGCCCTGCGAG belongs to Neodiprion lecontei isolate iyNeoLeco1 chromosome 5, iyNeoLeco1.1, whole genome shotgun sequence and includes:
- the LOC107221724 gene encoding serine/threonine-protein phosphatase 6 regulatory ankyrin repeat subunit A isoform X2, translating into MPPLIQAIFNGNLEEVKALLVQQVGVNSRDSEQRSPLHAAAYMGDPAVVQSLITWGAFVSQKDNRWLTPLHRACRSGNWGAVNVLLMYEADVNIRDRNWQTPLHVAAANNAIQCAESLIPLQNINVTDRGGRTSLHHAAYNGHFEMTKLLVSQPGCILNACDKKDRRALHYAAHMGHDAIVKLLVENTASVDVKDRELYTPLHAAVASGKVNCVRIIIAAGADIEAKNVYGNTPLHIACFNGHANTVTELINHNANIEALNYRGQTPLHVAAASVHGVECLEVLLFSGAQINVQSQDGRTPLHVTAIHGRFTRSKSLLDRGASVDTRDKNGNTALHIAAWYGHECLSTTLLERGASPAARNSDQRTPLHLSCLAGHIEVCRKLLQADSRRMDSRDIKGRTPLHLAAFKGSVECLDLLLSSGANFRLPDNQNRSALHYAAGQGHYLCVFTLVGFVSDVNAQDTEGATPLHLAAAAADPSDSEARCVQYLLKHKADHLVRDKRGFTAIHYAVAGGNQPALAALLRASTPHNLLVSTAPFTTTTADGDHPQCPALTPLHLAAHYGHGEILRLLLPLFPNTNIKEETGKTPLDLASYQGHKQCVQLLLRCGAVVSVQDSITRRTPVHCAAAAGHSECLILLLENTEDPSVVDRCDAKQRTALALAVANAHLDCAILLLKYKADCNLPDINKHTPLFRAAIQGLHHRLGDLLLENGAIVAVQDGNGKTPLHLAAACGRRSVLAALIAADPKAATLKDDQGCNVLHWACYNGHSDCVAYLLEQNVIDSLEGNPFSPVHCAVYQGSTNCLISLIRKFGGRAVATPRDTLGGRLPLHVAASAGSAECARLILTAVGSEEAGLETPDCEGRTPLLSAAATGQCNAIELLLEWQANVRAVDANKNTALHLACQRRQSPAALVLLDHINSICVEDENLQEQQLHRAAIINMANKQLRTPLHLAARNGLVSVTRRLLQQGASVVAVDADGLTPALACAPNPTVSRCLATILAANGQNWNADQPTSIQQTSEAYLKSRSGDSQHSSDSEFY
- the LOC107221724 gene encoding serine/threonine-protein phosphatase 6 regulatory ankyrin repeat subunit A isoform X3 encodes the protein MGDPAVVQSLITWGAFVSQKDNRWLTPLHRACRSGNWGAVNVLLMYEADVNIRDRNWQTPLHVAAANNAIQCAESLIPLQNINVTDRGGRTSLHHAAYNGHFEMTKLLVSQPGCILNACDKKDRRALHYAAHMGHDAIVKLLVENTASVDVKDRELYTPLHAAVASGKVNCVRIIIAAGADIEAKNVYGNTPLHIACFNGHANTVTELINHNANIEALNYRGQTPLHVAAASVHGVECLEVLLFSGAQINVQSQDGRTPLHVTAIHGRFTRSKSLLDRGASVDTRDKNGNTALHIAAWYGHECLSTTLLERGASPAARNSDQRTPLHLSCLAGHIEVCRKLLQADSRRMDSRDIKGRTPLHLAAFKGSVECLDLLLSSGANFRLPDNQNRSALHYAAGQGHYLCVFTLVGFVSDVNAQDTEGATPLHLAAAAADPSDSEARCVQYLLKHKADHLVRDKRGFTAIHYAVAGGNQPALAALLRASTPHNLLVSTAPFTTTTADGDHPQCPALTPLHLAAHYGHGEILRLLLPLFPNTNIKEETGKTPLDLASYQGHKQCVQLLLRCGAVVSVQDSITRRTPVHCAAAAGHSECLILLLENTEDPSVVDRCDAKQRTALALAVANAHLDCAILLLKYKADCNLPDINKHTPLFRAAIQGLHHRLGDLLLENGAIVAVQDGNGKTPLHLAAACGRRSVLAALIAADPKAATLKDDQGCNVLHWACYNGHSDCVAYLLEQNVIDSLEGNPFSPVHCAVYQGSTNCLISLIRKFGGRAVATPRDTLGGRLPLHVAASAGSAECARLILTAVGSEEAGLETPDCEGRTPLLSAAATGQCNAIELLLEWQANVRAVDANKNTALHLACQRRQSPAALVLLDHINSICVEDENLQEQQLHRAAIINMANKQLRTPLHLAARNGLVSVTRRLLQQGASVVAVDADGLTPALACAPNPTVSRCLATILAANGQNWNADQPTSIQQTSEAYLKSRSGDSQHSSDSEFY
- the LOC107221724 gene encoding serine/threonine-protein phosphatase 6 regulatory ankyrin repeat subunit A isoform X1, which gives rise to MLKMFRDEPPLIQAIFNGNLEEVKALLVQQVGVNSRDSEQRSPLHAAAYMGDPAVVQSLITWGAFVSQKDNRWLTPLHRACRSGNWGAVNVLLMYEADVNIRDRNWQTPLHVAAANNAIQCAESLIPLQNINVTDRGGRTSLHHAAYNGHFEMTKLLVSQPGCILNACDKKDRRALHYAAHMGHDAIVKLLVENTASVDVKDRELYTPLHAAVASGKVNCVRIIIAAGADIEAKNVYGNTPLHIACFNGHANTVTELINHNANIEALNYRGQTPLHVAAASVHGVECLEVLLFSGAQINVQSQDGRTPLHVTAIHGRFTRSKSLLDRGASVDTRDKNGNTALHIAAWYGHECLSTTLLERGASPAARNSDQRTPLHLSCLAGHIEVCRKLLQADSRRMDSRDIKGRTPLHLAAFKGSVECLDLLLSSGANFRLPDNQNRSALHYAAGQGHYLCVFTLVGFVSDVNAQDTEGATPLHLAAAAADPSDSEARCVQYLLKHKADHLVRDKRGFTAIHYAVAGGNQPALAALLRASTPHNLLVSTAPFTTTTADGDHPQCPALTPLHLAAHYGHGEILRLLLPLFPNTNIKEETGKTPLDLASYQGHKQCVQLLLRCGAVVSVQDSITRRTPVHCAAAAGHSECLILLLENTEDPSVVDRCDAKQRTALALAVANAHLDCAILLLKYKADCNLPDINKHTPLFRAAIQGLHHRLGDLLLENGAIVAVQDGNGKTPLHLAAACGRRSVLAALIAADPKAATLKDDQGCNVLHWACYNGHSDCVAYLLEQNVIDSLEGNPFSPVHCAVYQGSTNCLISLIRKFGGRAVATPRDTLGGRLPLHVAASAGSAECARLILTAVGSEEAGLETPDCEGRTPLLSAAATGQCNAIELLLEWQANVRAVDANKNTALHLACQRRQSPAALVLLDHINSICVEDENLQEQQLHRAAIINMANKQLRTPLHLAARNGLVSVTRRLLQQGASVVAVDADGLTPALACAPNPTVSRCLATILAANGQNWNADQPTSIQQTSEAYLKSRSGDSQHSSDSEFY